From one Agrobacterium fabrum str. C58 genomic stretch:
- a CDS encoding ABC transporter permease subunit, whose translation MTDVITTPGVRLSDAAIRRRMIADFWFYFRQNRGAVIGLAVFILLVLIAVFAAVIAPHDPTQQYRDALLVPPVWQDGGRAAFLLGTDAVGRDMLSRLIYGAQYSLFIGVVVVSIALVGGIVIGLVAGFFGGWVDTVIMRVMDVILAFPSLLLALVLVAILGPGLTNAMIAIAIVYQPHFARLTRAAVMSELRREYVTAARVAGAGNLRLMFKTILPNCLAPLIVQATLSFSSAVLDAAALGFLGMGAQPPASEWGTMLAEAREFILRAWWVVTLPGLTILISVLAINLMGDGLRDALDPKLKRS comes from the coding sequence ATGACCGATGTGATCACCACCCCCGGCGTCCGCCTTTCGGATGCTGCCATTCGCCGCCGGATGATCGCCGATTTCTGGTTCTATTTCCGCCAGAACCGCGGTGCCGTCATCGGCCTTGCCGTCTTCATTCTTCTGGTTCTGATCGCGGTTTTTGCAGCCGTAATTGCGCCGCATGATCCGACCCAGCAATATAGAGATGCTCTGCTCGTCCCGCCGGTCTGGCAGGATGGAGGCCGTGCTGCGTTCCTGCTCGGCACCGATGCTGTCGGCCGTGACATGCTGTCCCGGCTGATCTACGGCGCGCAGTACTCGCTGTTCATCGGCGTCGTCGTCGTTTCCATCGCCCTTGTTGGCGGCATCGTCATCGGTCTCGTCGCCGGGTTTTTCGGCGGCTGGGTGGATACCGTCATCATGCGCGTGATGGACGTCATCCTGGCGTTTCCGTCGCTGCTGCTCGCTCTGGTGCTGGTTGCGATCTTGGGTCCCGGATTGACCAACGCCATGATCGCCATCGCCATCGTCTATCAGCCGCATTTTGCGCGCCTGACGCGCGCCGCTGTCATGAGCGAGTTGCGACGTGAATATGTCACCGCTGCCCGCGTGGCCGGTGCCGGCAATCTGCGGCTGATGTTCAAGACCATCCTGCCGAACTGCCTTGCGCCGCTGATCGTTCAGGCGACGCTGTCCTTCTCGTCCGCCGTTCTCGATGCTGCGGCGCTCGGCTTCCTCGGCATGGGTGCACAGCCGCCCGCCTCCGAGTGGGGCACGATGCTCGCCGAAGCGCGGGAGTTCATCCTGCGTGCCTGGTGGGTCGTGACCCTTCCCGGCCTGACGATCCTGATCTCGGTGCTGGCCATCAACCTGATGGGTGACGGCCTGCGTGATGCGCTCGATCCCAAACTGAAGCGGAGCTGA
- a CDS encoding ABC transporter ATP-binding protein — translation MSLLKIKNLTVKFATATGAFTAVDGIDVSVDKHEVLAIVGESGSGKSVSMLAVMGLLPDTATITADEMTFDGKNLLNMSSQERRRVIGREITMIFQEPVASLNPSFTVGFQIEEVLRLNLGMSGAAARARALELFQAVGIPEPETKLKAYPHQMSGGQCQRVMIAIAIASKPRLLIADEPTTALDVTIQKQILDLLMKLQEEYGMALILITHDMGVVAETADRVVVQYKGRKMEEADVLSLFEAPQHPYTKALLSALPENATGDRLPTVSDFFGKEGVR, via the coding sequence ATGAGCCTGCTGAAAATCAAGAACCTCACCGTTAAATTCGCCACGGCCACCGGTGCCTTCACGGCTGTCGACGGCATCGATGTTTCCGTCGACAAGCACGAGGTACTGGCCATCGTTGGTGAGTCCGGTTCCGGCAAGTCGGTATCGATGCTCGCCGTCATGGGGCTTCTGCCCGATACGGCGACGATTACCGCCGATGAGATGACCTTCGACGGCAAGAACCTTTTGAACATGTCGTCGCAGGAGCGCCGCAGGGTGATCGGCCGGGAGATCACCATGATCTTCCAGGAACCCGTCGCCTCGCTCAACCCGTCCTTCACGGTCGGTTTCCAGATCGAGGAAGTTCTGCGCCTCAATCTCGGCATGAGCGGTGCCGCCGCGCGTGCGCGTGCTCTGGAACTCTTCCAGGCCGTCGGCATTCCCGAGCCGGAAACCAAGCTCAAGGCTTATCCGCATCAGATGTCGGGTGGCCAGTGCCAGCGTGTGATGATCGCCATCGCGATTGCGTCCAAGCCGCGCCTTTTGATCGCCGACGAGCCGACGACCGCGCTCGACGTGACGATCCAGAAGCAGATCCTCGACCTGCTGATGAAGCTGCAGGAAGAATATGGCATGGCGCTGATCCTCATCACCCATGACATGGGTGTGGTGGCGGAAACCGCAGACCGCGTCGTCGTGCAATATAAGGGCCGCAAGATGGAGGAGGCGGATGTCTTGAGCCTCTTCGAAGCCCCGCAGCATCCCTATACCAAGGCACTGCTTTCGGCCCTGCCGGAAAATGCCACTGGCGACCGTCTGCCCACGGTCTCCGATTTCTTCGGCAAGGAGGGCGTTCGATGA
- a CDS encoding M24 family metallopeptidase translates to MAEFQEALKRFQPIAVSSIAEDEFRLRLRGLQARMIQQNVKAVWLDASSSLTYYTGLSLGLSERIHGALIPAEGAPLYISPTFEEPKLQTLIRIAGDVAVWEEDESPFDLMASRIGALSCPGHLVAIDPATPFVFASALMQRLEGRIISAQPMIVAQRQVKSAAEIALIQTAMDASYGVQKAVFEGLRPGISTTEVADFVNAAHIALGLKPLFVAVQFGEATAYPHGVPYAQTLVEGDMVLVDLGAILHGYRSDITRTYVFGTPTERQRFLWNAERDAQAAAFAAATLGAACQDVDKAARDSLKAAGFGPDYQVPGLPHRTGHGLGLDIHEEPYIVAGNATALEPGMCFSIEPMLCVYGECGVRLEDIAYMTEAGPRWFCPPETNLDRLFQPVAG, encoded by the coding sequence ATGGCAGAGTTTCAAGAGGCGCTGAAGCGATTTCAGCCGATCGCGGTTTCATCGATCGCTGAAGACGAGTTCAGATTGCGACTACGCGGCCTTCAGGCGCGGATGATCCAGCAAAATGTGAAGGCAGTCTGGCTCGATGCATCATCGTCGCTGACCTATTATACCGGTCTCTCGCTTGGCCTTTCCGAGCGCATTCACGGTGCTCTCATTCCTGCCGAGGGTGCGCCGCTCTATATCAGCCCAACCTTCGAAGAGCCGAAACTGCAGACGCTCATCCGCATTGCGGGTGACGTTGCCGTCTGGGAAGAGGATGAAAGTCCCTTCGACCTGATGGCAAGCCGCATTGGTGCGCTTTCCTGTCCCGGTCATCTTGTCGCGATCGATCCCGCAACCCCCTTTGTCTTCGCATCCGCCCTGATGCAGCGCCTGGAAGGCCGGATCATTTCCGCCCAGCCGATGATCGTCGCGCAGCGGCAGGTCAAGTCTGCTGCCGAAATCGCACTCATACAGACGGCGATGGATGCGAGCTATGGCGTGCAGAAGGCTGTTTTCGAAGGGCTGCGTCCGGGGATCTCGACCACCGAAGTCGCCGATTTCGTCAACGCCGCCCATATTGCGCTCGGCCTGAAGCCGCTTTTCGTGGCGGTGCAGTTCGGCGAAGCGACGGCCTATCCGCATGGCGTGCCCTATGCGCAGACGCTTGTAGAAGGCGATATGGTGCTGGTCGATCTCGGCGCCATTCTTCACGGCTATCGTTCTGATATCACCCGCACCTATGTCTTCGGCACGCCGACCGAGCGCCAGCGTTTTCTCTGGAACGCCGAACGCGACGCGCAGGCTGCGGCCTTTGCGGCCGCCACACTGGGTGCCGCCTGCCAGGATGTCGACAAGGCGGCGCGCGACAGCCTGAAAGCGGCCGGTTTCGGCCCCGATTATCAGGTTCCCGGCCTGCCGCACCGCACCGGCCACGGGCTTGGGCTGGATATTCACGAAGAACCCTATATCGTTGCAGGAAATGCCACGGCGCTTGAGCCGGGCATGTGTTTTTCCATCGAGCCGATGTTGTGCGTTTATGGCGAGTGCGGCGTCCGTCTCGAAGATATTGCTTACATGACGGAGGCGGGGCCACGCTGGTTCTGCCCACCGGAAACGAACCTCGACCGGCTGTTTCAGCCGGTCGCCGGGTAA
- a CDS encoding ABC transporter permease subunit, with protein sequence MIRFIFGKLLYLVPTFLGITIVAFAFVRVLPGDPVLLMAGERGISPERHAQLAEQLGFAQPIWEQYLHFLGRLLQGDLGNSLVTKKPVLTEFLALFPATVELGLVAIIIATVIGVPVGVIAAIRRGSWFDQISMTTALVGFSMPIFWWGLLLIIMFSGILQWTPVSGRISLMYFFPSVTGFMLIDSLISGQKGAFASALSHLILPSVVLATIPLAVIARQTRSAMLEVLGEDYVRTARAKGMSASRVVGIHALRNAMIPVITTIGLQIGVLMAGAILTETIFSWPGIGKWMIDSISRRDYPVVQSGLLLIAGLVMVVNLLVDLTYGLINPRIRHK encoded by the coding sequence ATGATCCGGTTCATTTTCGGCAAACTTCTCTATCTCGTTCCGACCTTCCTCGGGATTACCATCGTCGCCTTCGCCTTCGTGCGCGTCCTGCCGGGAGATCCCGTGCTGCTGATGGCGGGCGAACGTGGCATATCGCCTGAGCGGCATGCGCAGCTTGCCGAACAGCTCGGCTTCGCCCAGCCCATCTGGGAGCAATATCTTCATTTTCTCGGACGGCTGCTTCAGGGCGACCTCGGCAATTCGCTGGTCACCAAGAAACCCGTTCTGACCGAGTTCCTGGCGCTCTTCCCCGCGACGGTCGAGCTTGGCCTTGTCGCCATCATCATTGCAACAGTGATCGGCGTGCCGGTCGGCGTCATCGCCGCCATTCGTCGTGGTTCCTGGTTCGACCAGATTTCCATGACGACGGCGCTTGTCGGTTTCTCCATGCCGATTTTCTGGTGGGGGCTGCTGCTCATCATCATGTTCTCCGGCATCCTGCAATGGACACCGGTGTCGGGCCGTATTTCGCTGATGTATTTCTTCCCCTCCGTCACCGGTTTCATGCTGATCGACAGCCTGATTTCAGGACAGAAGGGCGCTTTTGCGTCGGCCCTGTCGCATCTCATCCTGCCCTCGGTGGTGCTTGCCACGATTCCCTTGGCGGTGATCGCGCGCCAGACGCGCTCGGCGATGCTGGAAGTCCTGGGTGAGGATTATGTTCGCACGGCACGGGCAAAGGGCATGTCGGCCTCCCGCGTCGTCGGCATTCATGCGCTGCGCAACGCCATGATCCCGGTCATCACCACCATCGGCCTGCAGATCGGCGTGCTGATGGCTGGTGCCATCCTGACCGAAACCATCTTTTCCTGGCCGGGCATCGGCAAGTGGATGATCGATTCCATCTCGCGCCGCGACTATCCCGTCGTGCAGAGCGGCCTGCTTCTGATCGCGGGTCTGGTGATGGTCGTCAACCTGCTCGTCGATCTGACCTATGGCCTCATCAATCCGAGGATCCGTCACAAATGA
- a CDS encoding ABC transporter substrate-binding protein, which translates to MKTLTRSLLIASALAMASAMPAMAKTFVYCSEASPEGFDPSPYTAGGTFDASAHPVYNRLTEFKKGTTEVEPGLAEKWDVSSDGLEYTFHLRKGVKFHSNDKFTPSRDFNADDVIFSYNRQGDTKNPWNQYIAGITYEYYNSMEMPSLIKEIVKVDDYTVKFVLTRPEAPFLANIAMPFASIVSKEYADTLEKAGTKEDFNNLPIGTGPFKFVAYQKDAVIRYQKNADYWGDAPKIDDLIFAITPDAAVRLQKLKAGECHLMPYPAPADLSTIRADKNLKLDEQPGLNVAYFAYNTTVAPFDKPEVRKALNMAMNKQAIIDAVFQGAGTVAKNPIPPTMWSYNDSIKDDAYDPEAAKKALEAAGVKDLTMKIWAMPVQRPYMPNARRTAELIQSDFAKVGVKAEIVSFEWGEYLKKSTEVNRDGAVILGWTGDNGDPDNFMGVLLSCAATGEGGANRAQWCNKEFSELLSKAKQTTDVAERTKLYEQAQVIFKEQAPWATLAHSTQFVPMSAKVSGFTMSPLGDFTFENVDIAE; encoded by the coding sequence ATGAAAACGCTGACCCGCAGTTTGCTTATCGCCTCTGCGCTTGCCATGGCTTCCGCCATGCCAGCCATGGCAAAGACCTTCGTTTATTGCTCCGAGGCATCGCCGGAAGGCTTCGATCCGTCGCCTTATACCGCAGGCGGCACCTTCGACGCTTCCGCGCATCCGGTCTACAACCGTCTGACCGAGTTCAAGAAGGGCACGACCGAGGTCGAGCCGGGCCTTGCCGAAAAATGGGACGTTTCGAGCGATGGTCTGGAATATACCTTCCACCTGCGCAAGGGTGTGAAGTTCCACTCCAACGACAAGTTCACGCCGAGCCGCGATTTCAACGCCGATGACGTGATCTTCAGTTACAATCGTCAGGGTGATACCAAGAACCCGTGGAACCAGTATATCGCAGGCATCACCTACGAATATTACAACTCCATGGAAATGCCGTCGCTGATCAAGGAAATCGTCAAGGTTGACGATTATACCGTCAAGTTCGTGCTGACGCGCCCGGAAGCGCCGTTCCTCGCCAACATCGCCATGCCTTTCGCGTCGATCGTCTCGAAGGAATATGCCGATACGCTTGAGAAGGCCGGCACCAAGGAAGACTTCAACAACCTGCCGATCGGCACCGGTCCGTTCAAGTTCGTCGCCTATCAGAAGGACGCGGTCATCCGCTACCAGAAGAATGCCGACTACTGGGGTGATGCACCGAAGATCGACGATCTGATTTTCGCGATCACGCCTGACGCGGCCGTTCGCCTGCAGAAGCTGAAGGCCGGCGAATGCCACCTGATGCCTTACCCGGCCCCTGCTGACCTTTCCACGATCCGCGCCGACAAGAACCTCAAGCTCGACGAGCAGCCGGGTCTGAACGTCGCCTACTTCGCCTACAACACGACCGTCGCGCCTTTCGACAAGCCGGAAGTGCGCAAGGCGCTGAACATGGCGATGAACAAGCAGGCGATCATCGACGCCGTGTTCCAGGGTGCCGGCACGGTTGCCAAGAACCCGATCCCGCCGACCATGTGGTCCTATAACGACAGCATCAAGGACGACGCATACGATCCGGAAGCGGCCAAGAAGGCTCTCGAAGCTGCTGGCGTCAAGGATCTGACGATGAAGATCTGGGCGATGCCGGTTCAGCGTCCCTATATGCCGAACGCCCGCCGCACCGCCGAGCTGATCCAGTCGGATTTCGCAAAGGTTGGCGTCAAGGCCGAGATCGTCTCCTTCGAATGGGGTGAATACCTCAAGAAGTCGACCGAAGTTAACCGCGACGGTGCCGTCATTCTCGGCTGGACCGGCGACAACGGTGACCCTGACAACTTCATGGGCGTTCTGCTCTCCTGCGCCGCAACCGGCGAAGGCGGTGCAAACCGTGCGCAATGGTGCAACAAGGAGTTCTCCGAACTTCTTTCCAAGGCAAAGCAGACCACTGATGTTGCCGAGCGCACCAAGCTTTACGAGCAGGCGCAGGTGATCTTCAAGGAACAGGCTCCGTGGGCGACGCTTGCGCACTCCACGCAGTTCGTTCCGATGTCCGCCAAGGTTTCCGGCTTCACCATGAGCCCGCTTGGCGACTTCACCTTCGAAAACGTCGATATCGCTGAGTAA
- a CDS encoding nucleoside 2-deoxyribosyltransferase gives MTKKIYLAGPEVFLPNAREMLDLKASLAREAGFVPLSPGDLQIPPADTRIGHGCNINEVDERMMLEADAVIANLTPFRGIAADTGTSYELGFMCALGKPVFAYTNVAANHFTRIKAHYSDVVALDETGRYRGPDGLSIENFDMVDNLMLHGGILRRGGLIIVGDAPEEALYTDLAAYKRCLAAAAEKLLTQTDPEKLI, from the coding sequence ATGACAAAGAAAATCTATCTCGCCGGCCCGGAAGTCTTTCTCCCGAATGCGCGTGAAATGCTCGACCTCAAGGCGTCACTGGCGCGGGAGGCAGGCTTTGTCCCGCTTTCCCCGGGTGACCTGCAGATTCCGCCGGCGGATACCAGGATCGGCCATGGCTGCAACATCAATGAAGTCGATGAGCGGATGATGCTGGAGGCGGATGCGGTGATTGCCAATCTCACCCCGTTCCGCGGCATCGCCGCCGATACCGGCACGAGCTACGAGCTGGGCTTCATGTGTGCGCTGGGCAAGCCGGTTTTCGCCTATACCAATGTCGCCGCCAATCATTTCACCCGCATCAAGGCGCATTATAGCGACGTTGTGGCGCTGGATGAAACAGGCCGGTATCGTGGACCGGACGGGCTGTCGATCGAGAATTTCGACATGGTCGACAATCTCATGCTGCATGGCGGGATCCTGCGGCGCGGCGGTTTGATCATCGTTGGCGATGCGCCGGAAGAGGCGCTTTATACGGATCTGGCCGCCTATAAACGTTGTCTCGCGGCGGCGGCTGAAAAATTACTGACACAAACTGACCCTGAAAAACTTATATAG
- a CDS encoding mandelate racemase/muconate lactonizing enzyme family protein — translation MKITAVEPFILHLPLTSESISDSTHSITHWGVVGAKITTSDGIEGYGFTGTHAHLPSDRLITSCISDCYAPLLLGEDASDHSRLWTKLARYPSLQWVGRAGITHLALAAVDVALWDIKAKKAGVPLWHYLGGARTAGVEAYNTDIGWLSFTLEDLLAGSARAVEEDGFTRLKIKVGHDDPNIDIARLTAVRERVDSAVRIAIDGNGKWDLPTCQRFCAAAKDLDIYWFEEPLWYDDVTSHARLARNTSIPIALGEQLYTVDAFRSFIDAGAVAYVQPDVTRLGGITEYIQVADLALAHRLPVVPHAGEMSQVHVHLSYWHPASTILEYIPWIKDHFEEPIHVRDGVYKRPEQPGASTTPLAESFTRYGKAVK, via the coding sequence ATGAAAATAACTGCTGTCGAACCTTTCATCCTGCATCTGCCGCTGACATCGGAGTCCATCTCCGATTCCACCCACAGCATCACCCATTGGGGCGTTGTTGGCGCGAAAATCACCACGAGTGACGGGATCGAGGGTTATGGTTTCACCGGCACCCATGCGCATCTGCCGTCCGACAGGCTGATTACATCCTGCATCAGCGATTGTTATGCGCCCCTTCTGCTGGGCGAGGATGCATCCGACCATTCAAGGCTGTGGACGAAACTTGCCCGTTATCCCTCTCTGCAATGGGTCGGCCGGGCGGGCATCACCCATCTGGCGCTCGCCGCGGTCGATGTAGCGCTCTGGGATATCAAGGCGAAGAAGGCCGGCGTGCCGCTCTGGCACTATCTCGGTGGCGCCCGCACGGCAGGGGTGGAGGCTTATAATACCGATATTGGCTGGCTGTCCTTCACGCTGGAAGACTTGCTGGCGGGCAGCGCCAGGGCGGTGGAGGAAGACGGTTTCACGCGGCTGAAAATCAAGGTCGGGCATGACGATCCGAATATCGATATTGCCCGCCTTACCGCCGTTCGCGAACGTGTCGATTCCGCTGTTCGTATTGCCATTGATGGCAACGGCAAGTGGGACCTGCCAACCTGTCAGCGTTTCTGCGCGGCAGCGAAAGATTTGGATATCTACTGGTTTGAGGAACCGCTCTGGTATGACGACGTCACCAGCCATGCCCGGCTGGCGCGCAACACCTCCATTCCGATTGCGCTGGGGGAGCAGCTTTATACGGTGGATGCGTTTCGTTCCTTCATCGATGCCGGCGCAGTTGCCTATGTCCAGCCTGACGTGACGCGGCTTGGCGGCATCACCGAATATATCCAGGTGGCTGATCTCGCACTCGCCCACCGCCTGCCCGTCGTGCCGCATGCGGGTGAGATGAGCCAGGTGCATGTGCATCTGAGCTACTGGCACCCGGCGTCGACCATCCTCGAATATATTCCGTGGATCAAGGATCATTTCGAAGAGCCGATCCATGTGCGTGACGGTGTCTACAAACGGCCGGAGCAGCCGGGCGCTAGCACCACGCCGCTGGCTGAAAGCTTCACCCGTTATGGCAAGGCGGTGAAATAA
- a CDS encoding ATP-binding cassette domain-containing protein, with translation MSIVVEGKGITRHYHVPGGLFGGAKTVQALKGIDFAVERGKTLAIVGESGSGKSTLARIIALIDPASGGELKIDGKPVDIARRRPDTQMRSKVQMVFQNPYGSLNPRQKVGDVLMEPLIINTKIPAAERRERAEAMLVKVGLGPEHFNRYPHMFSGGQRQRIAIARALMLNPALLVLDEPVSALDLSVQAQVLNLLRDLQEEFELTYVFVSHDLSVVRYIADDVLVISKGEAVEQGSREELFANPKHPYTRQLFAATPITDVDAIRARVERRKAARQAATA, from the coding sequence ATGAGTATCGTTGTCGAAGGCAAGGGTATTACCCGCCATTATCACGTTCCCGGCGGCCTGTTCGGCGGCGCAAAGACGGTTCAGGCCCTGAAGGGCATCGATTTTGCCGTTGAGCGCGGCAAGACGCTGGCTATTGTCGGCGAATCCGGTTCGGGCAAGTCGACGCTTGCCCGTATCATCGCGTTGATCGACCCGGCATCGGGCGGTGAGCTCAAGATCGACGGTAAGCCGGTCGATATCGCCAGGCGTCGGCCGGACACGCAGATGCGCTCCAAGGTGCAGATGGTGTTCCAGAACCCCTATGGCAGTCTCAACCCGCGCCAGAAAGTGGGCGACGTGCTGATGGAACCGCTCATCATCAACACGAAAATACCGGCTGCCGAGCGCCGCGAGCGGGCTGAGGCCATGCTGGTCAAGGTCGGTCTCGGCCCTGAGCATTTCAACCGTTATCCGCACATGTTCTCGGGCGGCCAGCGCCAGCGCATCGCCATTGCGCGTGCGCTGATGCTGAATCCGGCGCTGCTGGTTCTGGACGAGCCGGTCTCGGCACTCGATCTTTCGGTGCAGGCGCAGGTCTTGAACCTGTTGCGCGATCTTCAGGAAGAATTCGAGCTGACCTATGTTTTCGTCAGCCACGATCTTTCCGTGGTCCGCTATATCGCCGACGACGTGCTGGTCATCTCCAAGGGCGAGGCCGTGGAGCAGGGCTCGCGCGAGGAACTTTTCGCTAATCCGAAGCATCCCTATACGCGTCAGCTTTTTGCCGCGACACCGATCACGGATGTCGACGCCATCCGCGCCCGCGTGGAGCGCCGCAAGGCGGCACGGCAGGCCGCGACGGCCTGA
- a CDS encoding GntR family transcriptional regulator: MNTLVKVTLADQAHRELRARIVSGRLRGGERLLPNELAADLGISPTPVKEACLKLEADGLVVNSSRRGMVVRDFTVEDVEELYAARMLLEKGAVEVAFDAGQLNDALHAQLVESLAQHRAFAKGSTLDELSKALFFDRSFHATLVSAARIPVISGTHERILDQTHTVFVSILGDYARSVEEHQNIADAVAARSKVQIVDALWRHLERSRQNTLRQVRLLKEAAG; this comes from the coding sequence ATGAACACGCTGGTCAAAGTCACACTCGCCGATCAGGCACATCGGGAACTGCGCGCCCGTATCGTCAGCGGCAGATTGCGCGGCGGCGAACGCCTGCTGCCCAATGAGCTTGCCGCCGATCTTGGCATCAGCCCCACGCCCGTCAAGGAAGCCTGCCTGAAACTCGAAGCCGATGGCCTGGTGGTCAATTCCTCAAGGCGCGGCATGGTGGTGCGTGATTTTACCGTGGAGGATGTGGAGGAGCTTTACGCCGCCAGAATGCTGCTGGAAAAAGGTGCGGTGGAAGTGGCTTTCGATGCCGGGCAATTAAACGACGCCTTGCATGCGCAACTGGTGGAAAGCCTTGCGCAACACCGCGCATTCGCCAAGGGCTCAACGCTCGATGAATTGTCGAAAGCGCTTTTTTTCGATCGCAGCTTCCATGCAACCCTCGTTTCCGCCGCTCGCATTCCGGTCATTTCCGGCACGCATGAACGTATTCTCGACCAGACCCACACGGTGTTCGTGTCGATCCTCGGCGATTACGCACGCTCCGTCGAAGAACACCAGAATATCGCCGACGCCGTCGCCGCCCGCAGCAAGGTCCAGATCGTCGATGCGCTTTGGCGGCATCTGGAGCGCAGCCGGCAGAACACGTTGCGGCAAGTGCGTCTGCTGAAAGAGGCCGCTGGCTGA
- a CDS encoding LLM class flavin-dependent oxidoreductase has product MKKIGFLSFGHWTPSPQSQTRSAADTLLQSIDLAVAAEELGADGAYFRVHHFARQLASPFPLLAAVGARTKKIEIGTGVIDMRYENPFYMVEDAGSADLIAGGRLQLGISRGSPEQVIDGWRYFGYRPAEGESEEDMARQHTEVFLELLKGEGFAEPNPRPMFPNPPGLLRLEPHSEGLRERIWWGSSSNATAVWAAKLGMNLQSSTLKTDETGEPFHVQQAQQIRTFREAWKEAGHTREPRVSVSRSIFALVNDRDRSYFGYGNEGDDKIGYIDDKTRAIFGRSYAAEPEKLIEQLKADEAIAEADTLLLTVPNQLGVDYNAHVIETILKQVAPALGWR; this is encoded by the coding sequence ATGAAAAAGATCGGATTCCTATCCTTCGGCCACTGGACGCCCTCGCCCCAGTCGCAGACACGCTCCGCGGCCGACACGCTGCTGCAATCGATCGACCTCGCCGTGGCTGCGGAAGAACTGGGGGCCGATGGCGCCTATTTCCGCGTGCACCATTTCGCCCGCCAGCTGGCCTCGCCCTTCCCGCTTCTGGCCGCCGTCGGCGCCCGCACGAAGAAGATCGAGATCGGCACCGGCGTCATCGACATGCGTTATGAAAACCCGTTCTACATGGTGGAGGATGCCGGCTCGGCAGACCTCATCGCCGGTGGGCGCCTGCAGCTCGGCATCAGCCGCGGTTCGCCGGAGCAGGTGATCGATGGCTGGCGTTATTTCGGTTATCGCCCGGCCGAAGGTGAGAGCGAAGAGGACATGGCGCGGCAGCATACCGAGGTGTTCCTCGAGCTTCTGAAGGGTGAAGGCTTCGCTGAGCCGAACCCACGGCCGATGTTCCCGAACCCGCCCGGCCTTTTGCGTCTGGAACCGCATTCAGAAGGTCTGCGCGAGCGCATCTGGTGGGGCTCGAGCTCCAATGCGACGGCAGTCTGGGCGGCAAAGCTTGGCATGAACCTGCAAAGCTCCACCCTGAAGACGGACGAAACGGGTGAGCCTTTCCACGTCCAGCAGGCGCAGCAGATCCGCACTTTCAGGGAAGCCTGGAAAGAAGCCGGTCATACGCGTGAGCCGCGTGTATCTGTCAGCCGCAGCATCTTCGCGCTCGTTAATGATCGTGACCGGTCCTATTTCGGTTACGGCAATGAAGGTGACGACAAAATTGGTTACATCGACGACAAGACGCGCGCGATCTTCGGGCGCAGTTATGCCGCCGAACCCGAAAAGCTGATCGAACAGTTGAAGGCGGACGAAGCGATCGCCGAGGCCGACACGCTGCTCCTGACCGTGCCGAACCAGCTGGGCGTCGATTACAACGCCCATGTGATCGAGACGATCCTGAAGCAGGTAGCGCCGGCTCTCGGCTGGCGATAA
- a CDS encoding SDR family oxidoreductase: MSGTILITGATSGFGQATARRFVKEGWKVIGTGRRAERLEALAAELGQAFHGIAFDITDEDATEKALAALPDGFRDIDILVNNAGLALGTAPAPQVALKDWQTMVDTNITGLLNITHHLLPTLIKQKGIVVNLSSVAAHYPYLGGNVYGGTKAFLRQFSLGLRSDLHGKGVRVTSIEPGMCETEFTLVRTGGNQEASDNLYKGVNPITADDIANTIYWVASQPKHININSLELMPVNQSFAGFQVYRES; the protein is encoded by the coding sequence ATGAGCGGCACCATCCTCATCACCGGCGCGACGTCCGGTTTCGGGCAGGCCACGGCGCGGCGTTTCGTCAAGGAAGGCTGGAAGGTCATCGGCACCGGCCGGCGGGCGGAACGGCTGGAGGCGCTGGCGGCTGAACTCGGCCAGGCCTTTCATGGTATCGCCTTCGACATCACCGACGAGGATGCGACCGAAAAGGCGCTCGCGGCTTTGCCTGATGGTTTCAGGGATATCGACATTCTCGTCAACAATGCCGGTCTGGCGCTTGGCACCGCGCCCGCGCCGCAGGTGGCGCTGAAGGACTGGCAGACCATGGTGGACACCAACATCACCGGTCTCCTGAACATTACCCATCATCTTCTGCCGACGCTGATCAAGCAGAAGGGCATTGTCGTCAACCTCTCGTCGGTGGCCGCCCATTACCCCTATTTGGGTGGCAATGTGTATGGTGGCACCAAAGCCTTCCTGCGGCAGTTCTCGCTCGGTCTTCGCTCCGACCTGCACGGCAAGGGTGTCAGGGTGACCTCGATCGAACCCGGCATGTGCGAAACGGAATTCACGCTGGTGCGCACCGGCGGCAATCAGGAAGCCTCGGATAATCTCTACAAGGGCGTCAATCCGATTACGGCCGACGATATCGCCAATACGATCTATTGGGTCGCCTCGCAGCCGAAGCATATCAACATCAACAGCCTTGAACTGATGCCCGTCAACCAGTCCTTCGCGGGTTTCCAGGTCTATCGGGAAAGCTGA